A region of Maridesulfovibrio sp. DNA encodes the following proteins:
- the tssA gene encoding type VI secretion system protein TssA, giving the protein MELLDLGRKPVSDAKPAGDDARYEPEYDLLQQEIDKLASATAGGGVDWKKVVKLSSSILKDKSKDLKVASYLGVGLLHLKGVEGLLAGAQILLDLVTNFWDTLYPAKKRMRGRFGAISWWGENGEKFLKDYGGDELRKEVAELLAKRVDALDAALAEKSDDAPILRDLSGYVQRLPVEAPPEPEQTSVSDESGISAAAESSPPVSAAPLPKAEVSVGDINSPEECAAGIKAALSSFVPVSEYLLSADLTDAIGYRLRRMGAWMPVVSLPPAENGRTMIPDPEGSIKDSIASRLASGDFSGALLEAESRIGEYLFWLDLSRMSAEALKGMGDGYADALAALELETQFYVQRLPGMSGLSFAEGTPFADPRTRSWLQSLGKVSDGGVYSGSGSDEVAEIMVKAEQLAANKKILEAVAIICDTLNTSPSLRSAFRLRTGLTGLLTAEGQAGVAHVHAAALLEQIESCNLEQWEPELALSGLQAAYGAVIAEGGADSEAKSVEILQRIIRLSPVEGLKINGFN; this is encoded by the coding sequence CCGGTCAGTGATGCAAAACCGGCAGGTGATGATGCCCGCTATGAGCCGGAATACGACCTGTTGCAGCAGGAGATAGATAAACTTGCCAGTGCAACAGCTGGCGGGGGCGTGGATTGGAAAAAAGTTGTCAAACTCAGTTCCTCCATACTTAAAGACAAATCCAAGGATTTAAAGGTGGCGTCCTATCTGGGGGTGGGGCTGCTGCACCTTAAAGGTGTGGAAGGACTTTTGGCCGGTGCGCAGATTCTGCTCGATCTGGTTACGAATTTCTGGGACACGCTTTATCCGGCCAAGAAGCGGATGCGCGGCAGGTTCGGTGCTATCAGTTGGTGGGGCGAAAACGGCGAGAAATTTCTTAAAGATTATGGCGGTGATGAGCTTCGCAAAGAAGTGGCAGAGCTGCTGGCAAAACGTGTTGACGCTCTGGACGCTGCTCTGGCCGAAAAATCAGATGATGCGCCGATTTTAAGGGATTTGTCGGGATATGTTCAACGGTTGCCGGTAGAAGCCCCCCCGGAACCGGAGCAGACCTCTGTGTCGGATGAAAGCGGCATTTCCGCTGCTGCCGAATCTTCGCCCCCTGTATCGGCTGCCCCGCTTCCTAAGGCTGAGGTCAGCGTGGGTGATATTAATTCCCCCGAAGAATGTGCCGCCGGAATCAAGGCCGCACTCTCATCTTTTGTCCCTGTTTCCGAATACCTTCTTTCCGCTGATCTTACTGATGCCATAGGGTACAGGTTGCGGCGCATGGGTGCGTGGATGCCAGTAGTTTCCCTGCCTCCGGCAGAAAACGGGCGGACCATGATCCCCGACCCTGAAGGTTCGATCAAGGATTCCATTGCCAGCCGGCTTGCGTCCGGGGATTTTTCCGGTGCCTTGCTTGAGGCGGAATCTCGCATCGGGGAGTATCTTTTCTGGCTTGATCTGAGCCGCATGTCCGCAGAGGCTCTCAAGGGAATGGGCGATGGTTATGCTGATGCATTGGCTGCCCTTGAGCTGGAAACACAATTTTATGTACAGCGTCTGCCCGGTATGTCCGGATTGAGTTTTGCCGAAGGCACTCCTTTTGCCGATCCCAGGACCAGATCGTGGCTGCAGTCTCTAGGCAAAGTCTCGGATGGGGGTGTTTACTCCGGCAGCGGGAGTGACGAAGTGGCTGAAATAATGGTTAAAGCCGAACAATTGGCTGCAAATAAAAAAATATTGGAGGCAGTGGCGATAATTTGTGATACGCTTAATACATCTCCCTCCCTGCGCTCTGCTTTCCGGTTGCGGACCGGATTGACCGGTCTGCTTACTGCGGAAGGTCAGGCCGGGGTGGCCCATGTTCATGCTGCCGCGCTTCTGGAGCAGATCGAGAGCTGCAATCTTGAGCAGTGGGAGCCGGAGCTGGCTTTATCCGGCCTGCAGGCAGCTTACGGGGCTGTAATTGCTGAGGGGGGGGCTGATTCGGAAGCAAAGAGTGTTGAAATTTTACAGCGCATCATCAGGCTCAGTCCTGTTGAGGGGCTGAAGATTAACGGATTTAACTGA
- the tssB gene encoding type VI secretion system contractile sheath small subunit, with translation MAKEGSVAPKERVNIVYKPDTGDAKEEVELPLKLLVVGDFTQKDDDRMVEDRDPVNIDKDNFNEVLKAQDLELNMGVEDKLSGDPDAQMAVKLKFESLKDFDPDRIIKQVPELQKLMELREALKALKSPLSNVPEFRKRVQELVKDDGAREKLLKELGIE, from the coding sequence ATGGCTAAAGAAGGTTCTGTCGCTCCCAAGGAGCGGGTTAACATTGTTTACAAGCCTGATACCGGAGATGCCAAGGAAGAGGTTGAATTACCTCTCAAACTGCTGGTGGTCGGCGATTTTACCCAGAAGGATGATGATCGCATGGTCGAAGACCGTGACCCGGTGAACATCGACAAGGATAATTTCAACGAAGTGCTCAAAGCACAGGATCTTGAACTGAATATGGGCGTTGAAGATAAGCTCAGCGGCGATCCGGACGCGCAGATGGCGGTTAAGCTCAAGTTTGAAAGCCTAAAGGATTTCGATCCGGACCGGATTATTAAGCAGGTGCCGGAACTGCAGAAACTCATGGAACTGCGTGAAGCACTGAAAGCCCTGAAGAGTCCGCTCTCCAACGTGCCTGAATTCAGAAAAAGGGTGCAGGAGCTGGTCAAGGATGACGGTGCGCGCGAAAAACTGCTCAAAGAACTTGGAATCGAGTAG